In Treponema primitia ZAS-2, a genomic segment contains:
- a CDS encoding SDR family oxidoreductase: MKILITGGAGFIGSNLCEYFLKNAHNIVCFDNFSTGKVENITNFLLQYPNTFELQVGDIRNISDCRKAVEGVDVVLHEAALGSVPRSIKDPITTNEVNISGFLNMLVSSCDAKIKRFIYAASSSTYGNSEILPKEEDVIGKPLSPYAVTKYVNELYADVFSKTYGVECIGLRYFNVFGRRQDPFGAYAAVIPLFIKNFINHESPVINGDGQYSRDFTFIDNVIQMNMLAINTDNQKALNQIYNTACGEKTTLNQLVVYLKELLCQYDSEIEKIEILHGKERAGDIPHSLASIEKAKKLLGYIPKQNIYDGLKESIDWYWKNLK; the protein is encoded by the coding sequence GTGAAAATATTGATTACAGGCGGAGCGGGTTTTATTGGATCTAACCTTTGTGAATATTTTTTGAAAAATGCTCATAATATTGTATGTTTTGATAATTTTTCAACCGGAAAAGTCGAAAATATTACTAATTTTTTACTACAATACCCCAATACATTTGAATTGCAAGTTGGAGATATCCGTAATATTTCTGATTGTAGGAAAGCGGTTGAAGGAGTTGACGTTGTGTTACATGAAGCGGCATTAGGATCAGTTCCACGATCTATAAAAGATCCTATAACAACTAATGAAGTTAATATTTCAGGTTTTCTTAATATGCTTGTGTCTTCATGTGATGCAAAAATAAAACGTTTTATATATGCTGCAAGTTCTTCTACCTATGGAAACAGCGAAATATTGCCAAAAGAAGAGGATGTGATAGGAAAGCCTCTTTCCCCTTATGCCGTAACTAAATACGTAAATGAACTTTATGCAGATGTTTTTTCTAAGACCTATGGTGTTGAATGTATAGGTTTACGGTATTTTAATGTATTTGGCCGAAGACAAGATCCTTTTGGCGCCTATGCAGCGGTTATTCCTCTATTCATAAAAAATTTTATAAATCACGAAAGTCCTGTTATTAATGGAGATGGACAATATAGCCGTGATTTTACTTTTATTGATAATGTGATTCAGATGAATATGTTAGCAATAAATACTGATAACCAGAAAGCCCTTAATCAAATTTATAATACTGCATGCGGAGAGAAAACGACATTAAATCAATTAGTTGTGTATTTGAAGGAATTACTATGTCAATATGATTCAGAGATAGAAAAAATTGAAATTTTACATGGAAAAGAGCGGGCAGGAGATATTCCACATTCATTGGCTAGCATCGAGAAGGCAAAAAAGTTACTCGGATATATTCCAAAGCAAAATATATATGATGGCCTCAAAGAATCTATAGACTGGTATTGGAAAAACTTAAAGTAG
- a CDS encoding glycosyltransferase — MSKIMICSIDDAVGGAEQVLKMIASYFIQCGCTVDVYFLTKPKADYWKDLKDKINLMYTNTSSKIFGFIELFFIMKKTKCEYTYGFTSHVYCNSFIGLLKQLKIINIKYFIGRDSEMYFDEPNIIKRFFYCNLLLNIGYSAIDLLIHQTNEMNKNFLFHKKELFQKILIKVIPNPVDLKYIQASEKSLFQYNGIANNYIVAAGRLLWLKGFHILIRAFKELNLEDCSLLILGDGEYKKELNKLIEKLNLYKKVHLLGYVDNVYPYFRNAKLCVVPSIIDNSPNVLFQMISQNTKIVATRFIKESEYIKGLYICNPDDVHDLAKKIMECLNTDTQSNRELFDRELEKRSINHFIEAIEKAVQ, encoded by the coding sequence ATGTCAAAAATAATGATTTGTTCGATCGACGATGCAGTTGGTGGCGCTGAACAGGTTTTGAAAATGATCGCCAGCTATTTTATTCAATGCGGATGTACTGTTGATGTATATTTTTTGACAAAACCAAAGGCTGACTATTGGAAAGATTTAAAAGATAAAATAAATTTAATGTATACTAATACTTCTTCAAAAATATTTGGATTTATAGAACTTTTTTTCATCATGAAAAAAACAAAGTGTGAATATACATATGGATTTACAAGCCATGTTTACTGTAATTCATTTATTGGTTTATTAAAGCAATTAAAAATTATAAATATAAAATATTTTATCGGAAGAGATAGCGAAATGTATTTTGATGAGCCAAATATTATTAAACGATTTTTTTATTGTAACCTATTATTAAATATTGGGTATTCGGCAATTGATTTGCTTATACATCAGACAAATGAAATGAATAAGAATTTTTTATTTCATAAAAAAGAACTTTTTCAAAAAATATTAATAAAGGTTATTCCTAATCCGGTTGATTTGAAATATATTCAGGCTAGTGAAAAATCGCTCTTTCAATATAATGGAATAGCAAATAATTATATTGTGGCTGCTGGCAGGCTTCTTTGGTTAAAAGGTTTTCACATTTTAATAAGGGCATTCAAAGAATTAAATCTCGAAGATTGTTCATTGTTAATTCTTGGCGATGGGGAATATAAGAAAGAATTAAATAAGTTAATTGAAAAATTAAATTTATATAAAAAAGTTCATTTACTTGGATATGTTGATAATGTATATCCATATTTTAGAAATGCAAAGCTATGTGTCGTACCATCAATAATAGATAATTCCCCAAATGTTTTATTTCAAATGATTTCTCAGAATACAAAAATTGTTGCTACAAGATTTATTAAGGAAAGTGAATATATAAAAGGATTGTATATCTGTAACCCCGATGATGTACATGATTTAGCGAAAAAAATTATGGAATGCTTAAATACAGATACACAATCCAATCGAGAGTTATTTGATAGAGAGTTAGAGAAACGTTCTATTAATCATTTTATAGAAGCAATTGAAAAAGCGGTACAATGA
- a CDS encoding glycosyltransferase, which produces MIRILNIIGSLNCGGAETTIMNYYRNIDRTRIQFDFLITTYNDYYETEAIALGSHIFRRPMRTQNVIMNTFILMSILLKHKEYKMIHIHHSTPIVFFDVFIAWLCGVPIRIVHSRNARENISLLERLLRPLLRMFTTKMLACSSEAGSALFGKKAIINNEVILFPNARDISRLIYNKKSRDVIRKTLNIDSNFVILHIGRLSNIKNQSFLLDVFAGFLKLCPRAVLLIAGEGNMLELLVKKISELRIDNAVQLLGFRDDIPDLMQAGDIFVLPSLWEGLPGVVIEAQAMGLPCLLSNTITRETKITDLVEFLPIDQISIWVTRLLVYQDGFIRHDMYDQVTKSGYNIIQAVKKLQQFYLEIFDKCQK; this is translated from the coding sequence ATGATTCGCATATTAAATATTATTGGATCTCTGAATTGCGGAGGCGCTGAGACAACAATCATGAATTATTATAGAAATATAGATCGAACAAGGATCCAGTTTGATTTTCTTATAACAACTTATAATGATTATTATGAAACGGAAGCAATTGCTTTAGGATCTCACATTTTTCGGCGCCCTATGAGAACGCAAAATGTTATTATGAACACTTTTATTTTAATGTCTATACTGTTAAAACATAAAGAATATAAAATGATACATATTCATCATTCGACACCCATAGTGTTTTTTGATGTTTTTATAGCATGGCTATGCGGTGTACCAATCAGAATTGTTCATTCAAGAAATGCAAGAGAAAATATTTCTCTGCTAGAACGGTTGTTGCGTCCTTTGCTGCGTATGTTTACAACTAAAATGTTGGCGTGTTCAAGTGAAGCAGGATCGGCCTTATTCGGAAAGAAAGCCATAATAAATAATGAAGTTATTCTTTTCCCAAATGCAAGAGATATAAGCAGGTTAATATATAATAAAAAATCCAGAGATGTAATTCGAAAAACATTAAATATTGACAGTAATTTTGTTATTCTTCATATAGGAAGATTAAGTAATATAAAAAATCAATCATTTCTTCTGGATGTTTTCGCTGGTTTTTTAAAATTGTGCCCTCGGGCTGTATTGCTAATTGCTGGTGAGGGAAACATGCTTGAATTATTGGTTAAAAAAATATCTGAATTGCGAATAGACAATGCCGTTCAATTACTTGGATTTCGAGATGATATACCTGATTTGATGCAGGCTGGTGATATATTTGTTTTACCCTCTTTGTGGGAAGGACTTCCGGGTGTGGTAATCGAAGCGCAGGCTATGGGTCTTCCGTGTTTATTGTCAAATACTATAACAAGAGAGACTAAAATTACCGATTTGGTAGAATTTCTGCCTATTGACCAAATTAGTATATGGGTTACTCGTTTGTTGGTATATCAGGATGGATTTATACGGCATGATATGTATGACCAGGTAACTAAATCCGGATATAATATTATTCAGGCTGTAAAAAAATTGCAGCAATTTTATTTGGAAATATTTGACAAATGTCAAAAATAA
- the asnB gene encoding asparagine synthase (glutamine-hydrolyzing): MCGITGFLDFNCRTEEFILRSMTDILHHRGPDDSGYYLDKTESVYIGLGHRRLSILDLSMQGHQPMHFRNLTIIFNGEIYNFKEIRAELEKKDYSFDSNTDTEVILKAYHCWGTDMISRFNGMFAFALYDKENQTVRLFRDRAGVKPLYYYFKNGLFLFASELKSFHQHPHFVKELDNDGLALYFKYGYIPQPYTIFNDCHKLKAGHSLSINLRNKNITDTKYWDVMDCYRQPKLQISEQEAIDETEKILKSAFEYRMVSDVPVGVFLSGGYDSTIVTAILQANRTEKIKTFTIGFREEKYNEAQEAKKIAEYLGTDHTEYYCTSQDAIDILPLIPEMWDEPAADSSAIPTLLVSRLARKQVTVALSADAGDETFGGYYKYNTVYKKYRALKSTPPLANRFYRWILRNPTTHFFADSVGMYNAKERLLRWSYMLGCDENEILSIDASRFTGNELKELVSFDYKIPPTDFDERLRGIWLDNLLSVDYKTYMVDDILMKVDRATMAVSLEGREPLLDHRIIEYVARLDPALKIKNGTKKYLLKQITHKYIPQDMMDRPKKGFGIPIDIWLRDELKQYIMQYLSVDKLKNEDIFNTESVIQLRDDYISNKKANFTRLWVVLMFQMWKEKWLG; the protein is encoded by the coding sequence ATGTGCGGAATAACAGGTTTTCTTGATTTTAACTGCAGGACAGAGGAATTTATCCTGCGATCAATGACGGATATTTTGCACCACCGTGGGCCTGATGACAGCGGTTATTATCTGGATAAAACCGAATCAGTTTATATAGGGCTTGGGCATCGCCGCCTGTCTATTTTGGATTTATCCATGCAGGGACATCAGCCGATGCATTTTCGAAATCTAACCATTATTTTTAATGGAGAGATATATAATTTTAAGGAAATAAGAGCCGAACTTGAAAAAAAGGACTATTCTTTTGATTCAAATACGGATACTGAGGTTATATTAAAAGCATACCATTGTTGGGGCACGGATATGATTAGCCGATTTAATGGTATGTTTGCTTTTGCTCTATATGATAAAGAAAATCAGACAGTACGCTTATTCCGGGACCGCGCCGGAGTCAAGCCATTATATTATTATTTTAAAAATGGATTATTTTTGTTTGCAAGCGAATTAAAAAGCTTTCATCAGCATCCGCATTTTGTTAAAGAATTAGACAATGATGGACTTGCATTATATTTTAAATATGGCTATATTCCTCAGCCCTATACAATATTTAATGATTGCCATAAATTAAAAGCAGGGCACTCTCTTTCAATAAATTTAAGGAATAAAAATATAACCGATACAAAATATTGGGATGTGATGGACTGTTATCGCCAGCCAAAATTGCAAATATCTGAACAAGAAGCCATTGATGAAACTGAAAAGATATTAAAATCAGCATTTGAATACCGTATGGTTTCTGATGTTCCTGTTGGTGTGTTTTTAAGCGGCGGCTATGATTCTACTATTGTCACCGCAATTTTACAGGCAAACCGAACTGAAAAAATAAAAACATTTACTATTGGTTTTCGTGAAGAAAAATATAACGAAGCGCAAGAGGCAAAAAAAATAGCTGAATATTTAGGAACAGATCATACGGAATATTATTGTACTTCCCAGGATGCCATCGACATATTGCCATTAATACCAGAAATGTGGGACGAACCTGCCGCTGATTCCTCTGCGATACCAACCTTGCTGGTAAGCCGACTAGCCCGCAAACAGGTAACCGTAGCTTTAAGCGCTGATGCAGGGGATGAAACGTTTGGGGGGTATTATAAATATAACACAGTTTACAAAAAATACCGAGCTTTAAAATCCACACCGCCATTGGCTAATAGATTTTACCGATGGATATTAAGGAACCCGACAACTCACTTTTTTGCGGATTCAGTTGGTATGTATAATGCAAAGGAACGGCTTCTTCGTTGGTCTTATATGTTGGGATGTGATGAAAATGAAATATTGTCTATAGATGCATCAAGATTTACCGGGAATGAATTAAAAGAATTGGTAAGTTTTGATTATAAAATACCTCCTACTGATTTTGACGAGCGTTTACGTGGTATATGGTTGGATAATTTACTTTCGGTCGATTATAAGACATATATGGTTGATGACATATTAATGAAAGTAGATAGGGCGACAATGGCGGTTAGCCTGGAGGGACGGGAGCCGTTACTGGATCATAGAATTATTGAGTATGTTGCACGGCTTGATCCTGCATTGAAAATAAAAAATGGTACCAAAAAATATCTTTTAAAGCAGATAACACATAAATATATCCCACAAGATATGATGGATAGACCTAAAAAAGGATTTGGTATTCCTATAGATATATGGCTTCGGGATGAATTAAAACAGTATATAATGCAGTATTTAAGCGTCGATAAATTAAAAAATGAAGATATATTTAATACAGAAAGTGTAATTCAATTAAGAGATGATTATATATCCAATAAAAAAGCAAATTTTACCAGACTTTGGGTTGTATTAATGTTTCAGATGTGGAAAGAAAAATGGCTTGGATGA
- a CDS encoding glycosyltransferase family protein, producing the protein MKKGKIGSMDIVLLGEFSGFNKNLNEGLRALGHNSRVIASGDGWKNIDVDILIKQNNNNIIEKLKYRYKWYHVLSNIKKYDIVQLINPWILRLKFFPSYYIIKSLLRNNKKTFLSAAGDDAYYWKYGRKQLRYGPFEDSLKYDIKKNKSVCEKPDFIAFNQFIADNCKGIIPISYEYAISYKIHNNCRKFIPLPINTDSISYSPNIVRDKIVIFHGLNRYGSKGTRFIEKAFKILQEKYPHDLELIIDGKMPLNIYLDVMRRTNVVVDQTYGYSCGMNAIYALAMGKIVMGGAEPESLALLGVDKSPIINILPDVDDIVRKVEWILDNKNNIEKIGYEGRAFVEENHNYIKIAEQYIDVWNNF; encoded by the coding sequence ATGAAAAAAGGAAAGATTGGATCTATGGATATTGTTTTATTAGGGGAATTTAGCGGATTTAATAAAAACCTAAATGAAGGGCTAAGGGCACTTGGACATAATTCCAGAGTAATAGCTTCTGGAGATGGGTGGAAAAATATTGATGTTGATATTCTGATAAAGCAGAATAATAATAATATTATAGAAAAATTAAAATACCGTTATAAGTGGTATCATGTTTTATCAAATATAAAAAAGTATGATATAGTACAATTAATAAATCCATGGATTTTACGCCTAAAATTTTTCCCTTCTTATTATATAATAAAGTCATTATTAAGAAACAATAAAAAAACCTTTTTAAGTGCAGCTGGAGATGATGCTTATTATTGGAAATATGGACGGAAACAATTAAGATATGGACCTTTTGAAGATAGCCTTAAATATGATATAAAAAAGAATAAATCTGTTTGTGAAAAACCTGATTTTATTGCTTTTAATCAATTTATCGCGGATAATTGTAAAGGAATTATTCCAATTAGCTATGAATACGCGATCTCATATAAAATTCATAATAATTGTCGCAAATTTATTCCTCTGCCAATAAATACTGACAGTATATCATATTCTCCTAATATTGTTCGCGATAAAATAGTTATATTTCATGGTTTAAATAGATATGGTTCTAAGGGAACAAGATTTATAGAAAAGGCTTTTAAAATATTGCAAGAAAAATATCCACACGATCTTGAACTTATCATTGATGGAAAGATGCCTTTAAATATTTATCTTGATGTTATGAGGCGTACTAATGTTGTTGTAGATCAAACATATGGATATTCATGTGGGATGAATGCTATCTATGCGTTGGCTATGGGGAAAATAGTAATGGGAGGTGCTGAACCGGAATCATTAGCTCTATTAGGAGTAGATAAGTCACCGATAATTAATATTTTACCAGATGTTGATGACATTGTAAGAAAAGTTGAATGGATATTGGATAATAAAAACAATATTGAAAAAATTGGTTATGAAGGCAGAGCGTTTGTTGAAGAAAATCATAATTATATAAAAATAGCTGAACAATATATTGATGTATGGAATAATTTTTAA
- a CDS encoding O-antigen translocase: MVNRISRKIKKIFKLDIIKVFSFTSISTLVKMASGFIGVKVVAVIIGPTGVALVGQLNNFSSIIMAIATGGIITGVIKYIAQYKDDTDAVRAYIGTAVKITLSLSFICGLLLILTSRFLAFKILLDTKYSFIFIIFGLALSFYVGNTLLLAIINGYKQFNLYVKISIISSIIGLCLSLCLVIPFGVNGALINTVTSQSFVFIILLFLIKKANVPYLSKNYIWNRFDKSKAAHFFRFSLMTLVSAFCTPVSQLILRRYIIDNFSMQAAGWWEGINRLSHAYLMIITSSFSVYYLPKLSELSSAVSIKREIKTACKVIIPCLVVGLSSVYFNRFLIIDILFSSEFYEMSNLLFWRLIGDFFKVASWLIAYLMHAKAMAKLLISTEIIFSSLEIILSILLSNLIAMQGIMLGYAINYFIYFSLMVYLLINNGFKLEADL, encoded by the coding sequence ATGGTAAATAGAATTTCACGAAAAATAAAAAAGATTTTTAAATTAGATATCATAAAGGTTTTTTCATTTACTTCAATTTCAACATTAGTTAAGATGGCATCTGGGTTTATTGGCGTTAAGGTAGTGGCTGTAATTATTGGCCCTACTGGAGTAGCCCTTGTTGGCCAACTTAACAATTTTAGTTCCATAATAATGGCTATTGCAACTGGAGGAATTATAACTGGAGTCATAAAATATATAGCTCAATACAAAGATGATACAGATGCTGTTAGGGCGTATATTGGTACTGCAGTTAAAATAACTCTCAGTTTAAGCTTTATCTGTGGATTACTTTTAATACTGACATCTCGATTTCTTGCTTTTAAAATATTACTTGATACAAAATATAGTTTTATATTTATTATATTCGGATTAGCATTAAGTTTTTATGTTGGTAATACTTTATTACTTGCCATTATCAATGGATATAAACAATTCAATTTATATGTAAAAATTTCAATCATATCAAGTATCATTGGATTATGTCTTTCATTATGCTTAGTTATTCCGTTTGGTGTGAATGGCGCTTTGATAAATACAGTGACTAGTCAAAGCTTTGTATTTATTATTCTTCTTTTTTTAATTAAAAAAGCGAATGTTCCTTATCTATCAAAAAATTATATTTGGAACAGGTTTGATAAGTCAAAGGCTGCGCATTTTTTTCGTTTTTCTCTGATGACTTTAGTTTCAGCCTTTTGTACACCGGTTTCACAGCTTATACTCAGGAGGTATATAATTGATAATTTTTCAATGCAGGCAGCTGGGTGGTGGGAAGGTATAAATAGACTGTCCCATGCATATTTAATGATAATTACATCATCTTTTAGTGTTTATTATTTACCTAAATTATCCGAACTATCTAGCGCGGTTAGTATAAAACGCGAAATAAAAACGGCTTGTAAAGTTATTATTCCATGTTTAGTGGTAGGCTTAAGTAGTGTTTATTTTAATAGATTTCTAATAATTGACATTTTGTTTTCTTCTGAATTTTATGAAATGTCTAATTTACTTTTTTGGAGGCTCATTGGAGATTTTTTTAAAGTGGCAAGCTGGCTAATTGCCTATCTTATGCACGCTAAAGCCATGGCAAAACTTTTGATAAGTACTGAAATTATTTTTTCTTCATTAGAAATCATTCTATCAATTTTATTGAGTAATTTGATAGCCATGCAAGGAATTATGTTGGGATATGCGATTAATTATTTTATATATTTTTCTTTAATGGTTTATTTATTAATTAACAACGGCTTTAAATTAGAAGCTGATCTATAA
- a CDS encoding DegT/DnrJ/EryC1/StrS family aminotransferase has product MDIPFLSLKDITGKYSEEIHNVVNRVIDSGWYLQGSENTAFEANYSRYIGTQYTIGVANGLDALIWILRAYIELGVISPGDEVIVPANTYIASILAITENRLVPVLIEPDINTYQIDDSRIEAAITKKTKAIMIVHLYGRCAYTEKVGQICKNYNLKLIEDNAQAHGCLFNGRKTGSLGDAAGHSFYPGKNLGALGDAGAVTTSDKKLANVVHSLANYGSSKKYVFQYLGRNSRLDEIQAAILAIKLQYLDEDNNLRKTVAKKYINGINNSKIILPNVMDYSNNVFHIFPIRTKGRDELQEYLAKNGIQTLIHYPIPPHKQQCYIEWNDKSFPITEQIHDEELSLPMSPMLTDNQIQYVIDTVNQW; this is encoded by the coding sequence ATGGATATTCCTTTTCTATCGTTAAAAGATATAACCGGTAAATACAGTGAAGAAATCCACAATGTGGTAAACCGTGTTATAGATTCTGGTTGGTATTTACAAGGTAGTGAAAATACTGCATTTGAGGCAAATTATTCCCGATATATCGGAACACAATATACTATTGGTGTTGCCAATGGCCTTGACGCTCTCATCTGGATATTACGAGCATACATCGAACTGGGTGTTATTTCTCCCGGTGATGAAGTAATTGTCCCTGCAAATACCTATATCGCGTCTATATTGGCGATCACTGAGAACCGACTTGTTCCTGTTTTAATTGAACCGGATATAAACACCTATCAAATTGATGATTCAAGAATTGAAGCTGCGATAACCAAAAAAACAAAGGCAATTATGATTGTCCATTTGTATGGACGTTGTGCGTATACCGAAAAGGTAGGGCAGATTTGTAAAAACTATAATCTAAAGCTGATAGAGGATAATGCCCAAGCCCATGGATGCTTATTTAATGGGCGGAAAACGGGCTCTCTTGGAGATGCTGCAGGGCACAGCTTTTATCCCGGAAAGAACCTCGGCGCTTTGGGGGATGCTGGCGCAGTAACCACTAGCGATAAGAAATTAGCTAATGTGGTACATTCATTAGCTAATTATGGTTCGTCAAAGAAATATGTCTTTCAATATTTGGGGCGCAATAGCCGCCTTGATGAAATTCAGGCGGCTATACTTGCTATTAAATTACAATACCTAGATGAAGATAACAATTTACGAAAAACAGTTGCTAAGAAGTATATTAATGGCATTAACAATTCAAAGATCATACTTCCAAATGTTATGGACTACAGCAATAATGTATTTCATATATTTCCGATTCGTACAAAGGGGAGAGATGAACTGCAGGAATATCTTGCAAAAAATGGCATACAAACCTTAATCCATTATCCTATACCGCCCCATAAACAACAATGCTATATAGAATGGAATGATAAATCATTCCCCATTACTGAACAAATCCATGATGAAGAATTGAGTTTGCCTATGAGTCCAATGCTTACAGATAATCAGATTCAATATGTAATTGATACGGTTAATCAATGGTAA
- a CDS encoding HAD family hydrolase: MSKIFFDLDGTLINAQKRLYDLFQYLVPQSQLTITGYWDLKRSKINHKKILIEKFNYSETEFFYFQNKWMNLIETSEYLEKDVLYDGVEETLEKIKTDYNLNLVTARQSSFMVYNQLEKFGLSEYFENVFITEQKMTKVEIVKDHCSIHSDDYLIGDTGHDVLNGKELGLKTIAVSYGFLSREALFEYTPDLIIDNIYDISTLLNR; this comes from the coding sequence ATGAGCAAGATATTTTTTGATTTAGACGGAACTTTAATTAATGCTCAAAAAAGGCTTTATGATCTTTTTCAATATCTTGTTCCACAATCGCAATTAACAATTACAGGGTATTGGGATTTAAAACGAAGTAAAATAAATCATAAGAAAATCCTTATAGAAAAATTTAATTATTCTGAAACTGAGTTTTTTTATTTTCAAAATAAATGGATGAATTTAATAGAGACCTCTGAATATCTTGAAAAAGATGTACTTTATGATGGTGTTGAAGAAACTCTTGAGAAAATAAAGACGGATTATAATCTTAATTTAGTCACGGCCCGCCAAAGCTCTTTCATGGTATATAATCAATTGGAAAAATTTGGATTATCAGAATATTTTGAAAATGTTTTTATTACAGAACAAAAAATGACAAAAGTAGAAATAGTAAAAGACCATTGTTCAATTCATTCAGATGATTATCTTATAGGTGATACTGGTCATGATGTTTTAAATGGAAAAGAACTTGGCTTAAAAACTATAGCAGTAAGTTATGGTTTTTTATCAAGAGAAGCACTTTTTGAATATACGCCTGATTTAATTATAGATAATATTTATGACATTAGTACACTATTAAATAGATAA
- a CDS encoding transketolase family protein: protein MRKVFEKYIYDLLGANSKIVFLVSDSDLSEYKKIKNKYPDRFFDFGIAESNMIAISAGFAKEGYIPLVYALNSFLAYRALEFIRDDICLQKRNVKIIGLAAGVIANTLGPTHHSTEDIAALRALPNLILVSPGSPKEVSVVLEKSVDYNGPVYIRLGKAFEREIYESISPFEIGKSTLMSEGEDITIISTGSIIADVIEAAEMLKKDDITAEIINMSTIKPIDKESIIKSALKTKKVITVEEHNVIGGLGCAVSEVLCKAGVTVIFDIMGFNDTFCNDYGWHQDLKRMYGLSPLHIYEKCKIIYNDKRDCLHP, encoded by the coding sequence ATGAGAAAAGTATTTGAAAAATATATTTATGATCTCTTAGGCGCAAATTCTAAAATTGTATTTTTAGTATCTGATAGTGATTTATCTGAATATAAAAAAATAAAAAATAAATACCCGGATAGATTTTTTGATTTTGGCATTGCTGAATCTAATATGATTGCAATATCTGCAGGATTTGCGAAGGAAGGATATATCCCCCTTGTATATGCGCTTAATAGTTTCTTGGCCTACCGTGCATTGGAATTTATCCGTGATGATATATGTCTTCAGAAACGCAATGTAAAAATAATTGGATTGGCTGCTGGTGTTATTGCAAATACTCTTGGTCCAACTCATCATTCAACTGAAGATATTGCGGCTTTACGGGCATTACCTAATTTGATATTAGTTTCTCCCGGAAGTCCAAAAGAAGTTTCAGTTGTTTTGGAAAAAAGTGTAGATTATAACGGTCCTGTTTATATTCGTTTAGGGAAAGCTTTTGAGCGAGAAATATATGAAAGTATCTCGCCATTTGAAATAGGTAAAAGCACATTGATGTCTGAGGGGGAAGATATAACAATAATCTCCACAGGTTCTATTATTGCAGATGTAATTGAAGCTGCGGAAATGTTGAAGAAAGATGACATAACTGCGGAAATTATTAATATGTCAACAATAAAACCTATTGATAAAGAATCAATTATTAAATCTGCTCTGAAAACGAAAAAGGTTATTACCGTCGAAGAGCATAATGTTATAGGAGGATTGGGGTGTGCCGTTAGTGAAGTTTTATGTAAGGCAGGTGTTACTGTCATATTTGATATTATGGGATTTAATGATACTTTTTGTAATGATTATGGATGGCATCAGGATTTAAAGAGAATGTATGGATTGTCTCCACTACATATTTATGAAAAATGCAAAATAATTTATAATGACAAAAGGGATTGCCTCCACCCCTAG